In Peromyscus leucopus breed LL Stock chromosome 16_21, UCI_PerLeu_2.1, whole genome shotgun sequence, a single genomic region encodes these proteins:
- the LOC114701977 gene encoding kinetochore protein Spc25 — MLEDELALFEKSINEFGDKFRNGLSDNPSQVLGLRDAFKDSIRALSEKLSLKLKEEEKMVETFLEYQNQLCKQNKLIQEKKDNLLKMIDEVKDKKQELEVLTANIQDLKEEYSRKKETISTANKANEERLKRLQKSADMYRDCLGLEIRKIHGDKLQFIFTSIDPKNPESPYMFSLSLNEARDYEVSDCSPHLECLAEFQEKVRKTNNFSAFLANVRKAFIATVYN, encoded by the coding sequence ATGTTGGAAGACGAACTGGCACTCTTCGAGAAAAGCATAAATGAATTTGGAGATAAGTTCAGAAACGGCCTCAGTGATAATCCTAGTCAGGTGCTGGGGCTTAGGGATGCCTTCAAGGACTCCATTAGAGCGCTTTCAGAAAAGCTGTCTTTGAaactgaaggaagaagaaaagatggtCGAAACGTTTCTGGAATATCAAAATCAGCTCTGTAAGCAGAATAAGCTtattcaagaaaagaaagataaccTGTTAAAGATGATTGATGAAGTaaaagacaagaagcaggaattgGAAGTGCTGACAGCAAATATCCAGGACCTCAAGGAAGAATATTCTAGGAAGAAGGAAACCATTTCTACTGCTAACAAAGCTAATGAAGAGAGATTGAAACGGCTGCAGAAGTCAGCGGACATGTATAGAGATTGCCTTGGACTAGAAATTAGAAAGATTCATGGAGATAAACTGCAGTTTATATTCACTAGTATTGACCCCAAGAATCCCGAGAGCCCATATATGTTTTCCCTGAGCCTAAATGAAGCTAGGGATTATGAAGTGTCCGACTGCTCGCCTCATCTTGAGTGCCTCGCAGAATTTCAGGAGAAAGTCAGGAAGACCAACAATTTTTCAGCGTTTCTTGCTAATGTTCGGAAAGCTTTTATAGCTACGGTTTATAACTGA